In Chitinophaga sp. HK235, a single window of DNA contains:
- a CDS encoding APC family permease: MPETPSFRPSLKLLDATMIVAGSMIGSGIFIVSADITRHTGSAGWLLLVWLITGFMTLTAALSYGELSSMFPRAGGQYVYLKEAYNPMTAFLYGWSFFAVIQTATIAAVGVAFAKFTAYLLPFFSEENVLLDLGIIHITAAQLLSIAVILLLTYMNTRGIEGGKVIQTTLTLTKLVSLSGLIVFGLIAMKPDVWQANWQQAWQLHPLSADNTPASYTAIASLGAIAAAMVGSVFSSDSWHNVAFVAGEIRNPKRNIGLSLFLGTAIVTIIYLLTNITYLTLLPLHEIAYAPKDRVGVAASQVIFGQAGTVIIALMIMISTFGCNNGLILAGARVYYTMANDGLFFKKAGQLNKAAVPSFALWIQCIFAGIWCLSGRYGDLLDMISFVVVAFYMLTIAGIFILRIKRPDAERPYRAFGYPLLPILYIVMGLSFCGLLFVFKPRFTWPGLLITLSGVPIYKLLKKRERSGL; the protein is encoded by the coding sequence ATGCCAGAAACCCCTTCGTTCCGGCCTTCGCTGAAATTGCTCGACGCCACCATGATCGTGGCCGGCAGCATGATCGGTTCAGGTATTTTTATTGTGAGTGCAGATATTACCCGTCATACCGGCAGTGCCGGCTGGCTGCTACTTGTATGGCTGATCACCGGATTTATGACCCTTACGGCCGCCCTGAGCTATGGGGAACTGAGCAGCATGTTTCCCCGGGCAGGCGGACAATATGTATACCTCAAGGAAGCCTATAATCCCATGACAGCCTTTTTATATGGCTGGAGTTTTTTTGCAGTGATACAAACCGCCACCATAGCTGCTGTCGGCGTAGCCTTTGCCAAATTCACCGCCTATCTCCTTCCCTTCTTCAGTGAAGAAAATGTGTTACTGGACCTGGGGATTATACATATCACCGCCGCGCAACTGCTTTCCATTGCTGTTATACTGCTACTCACGTATATGAATACACGTGGTATTGAAGGCGGGAAAGTTATCCAGACCACCCTCACGCTCACCAAGCTGGTGAGTCTTTCGGGACTGATAGTATTCGGTCTGATAGCTATGAAACCGGATGTATGGCAGGCCAACTGGCAACAGGCATGGCAACTGCATCCACTCAGTGCAGACAATACGCCGGCATCCTATACCGCCATCGCCTCCCTCGGCGCCATTGCCGCTGCCATGGTAGGATCAGTGTTCAGCAGTGATTCGTGGCATAACGTAGCCTTTGTTGCAGGAGAGATCAGAAACCCCAAACGTAACATCGGCCTGAGTCTGTTCCTGGGCACCGCCATAGTCACCATCATCTATCTGCTTACCAACATCACCTATCTGACCCTGCTGCCCCTCCATGAAATAGCTTACGCTCCCAAAGACCGTGTGGGTGTTGCCGCATCACAGGTCATATTCGGGCAGGCAGGCACTGTCATCATCGCACTCATGATCATGATCTCCACCTTCGGCTGCAACAACGGGCTGATACTAGCCGGAGCCCGCGTATATTATACCATGGCCAATGACGGCCTTTTCTTTAAAAAAGCCGGACAACTCAACAAAGCAGCAGTCCCCTCCTTCGCCCTGTGGATACAATGCATTTTCGCCGGCATCTGGTGCCTCAGCGGCCGCTATGGCGATCTGCTGGACATGATATCTTTTGTAGTAGTCGCCTTTTATATGCTCACCATTGCAGGCATATTTATCCTGCGCATCAAAAGACCAGATGCAGAACGTCCTTACAGGGCATTCGGCTATCCCCTGCTGCCCATACTCTATATTGTGATGGGGCTCTCATTTTGCGGGCTGCTGTTTGTATTTAAACCACGATTTACCTGGCCAGGTCTGCTGATCACGCTTTCGGGCGTACCTATTTATAAATTACTGAAGAAAAGAGAGAGGAGTGGCTTATGA